In Aureibaculum algae, the following are encoded in one genomic region:
- a CDS encoding YjjG family noncanonical pyrimidine nucleotidase, with protein sequence MSIKHIFFDLDHTLWDFETNSAQAFELIFKENGIEVNIDEFLIHYKPINLKYWKLYREDRVSKKLLRYKRLKETFDLLSYRISDPKIDLLSKVYIDNLSNYNSLFDGAVDILNYLSPKYGLHIITNGFDEVQTKKMNTSGILEFFDKIITSESVGVKKPNPKIFHHAMELAKATIMDSVMIGDNFEADILGAKAVGMKTIHFKENHNTETDGVINVTSLLEIKQYL encoded by the coding sequence ATGTCAATAAAACATATTTTTTTCGATTTGGACCATACCTTATGGGATTTTGAAACCAATTCAGCTCAAGCTTTTGAATTAATATTCAAAGAAAATGGAATAGAGGTGAATATAGATGAATTTTTAATTCATTATAAACCTATAAATTTAAAGTATTGGAAGCTTTATCGTGAAGATCGTGTGAGTAAGAAACTTTTAAGATATAAACGGTTAAAAGAAACATTTGATTTATTGTCGTATCGAATTTCTGACCCTAAAATAGATCTTTTAAGTAAAGTGTATATCGATAATTTATCAAATTATAATTCTCTTTTTGATGGAGCAGTTGATATATTGAATTATTTATCACCAAAATATGGATTGCATATTATAACGAATGGATTTGATGAAGTCCAAACTAAAAAAATGAACACCTCTGGTATCCTTGAATTCTTTGATAAAATAATTACCTCCGAGAGCGTGGGCGTAAAAAAACCTAACCCCAAAATTTTTCATCATGCTATGGAGTTGGCAAAAGCAACTATTATGGATAGTGTAATGATTGGAGACAATTTTGAGGCAGATATTTTAGGGGCTAAGGCGGTAGGTATGAAAACTATACATTTTAAAGAAAATCATAACACAGAAACGGATGGTGTCATTAATGTTACCAGCCTTTTAGAAATAAAACAATACCTTTAG